The Musa acuminata AAA Group cultivar baxijiao chromosome BXJ1-3, Cavendish_Baxijiao_AAA, whole genome shotgun sequence genome window below encodes:
- the LOC135633142 gene encoding uncharacterized protein LOC135633142 isoform X2 yields MASWALPAPTTVVPTLSPSIDRPRSWNVAFVLFLGSNSPSPFVSSVSTSSVRSCWFRATRVRFAAAEDGWCPSSTSGLPAVDEAREAVVEVLREFGASQEDSLYIAANSPCYVEMLVGNVQELDELGLWGSWNSEIVEENMDMGSLSFRKKVYYMAKSKGDKGVLPYLERIGVKLSSALLIARYLSSEKLPQLIDKVNFVSGILFPSSINKALIGRNARRMMMHLSIPADEDVQSTLSFFEKMEARHGGLSMLGHKDASFPYLVESFPKLLLCSVEDHFRPLVGFLELLGVPEAGIATILLSFPPIIFCDIEKEIKPKLCAFSKGLEEKDIAKMLMKYPWILSTSIQGNYEKILVFFNEKKVPKSSVDLAIRSWPHILGCSATKMKSMVEQFNEFGVKKKMLVPVITSSPQLLLKKPKEFQEDDLSYEGWAV; encoded by the exons ATGGCTTCGTGGGCTCTCCCCGCTCCCACGACCGTAGTCCCAACTCTCTCCCCTTCGATCGATCGCCCTCGCTCGTGGAATGTCGCCTTCGTCCTCTTTCTCGGTTCCAACTCTCCTTCTCCCTTCGTTTCCTCGGTTTCCACCTCCTCTGTCCGCAGCTGCTGGTTCCGGGCCACGCGAGTACGGTTTGCCGCTGCCGAAGACGGGTGGTGTCCGTCTTCGACGTCCGGCTTGCCGGCCGTTGATGAAGCACGGGAAGCCGTGGTCGAGGTACTGCGGGAGTTCGGAGCCTCACAGGAGGACTCCCTTTATATCGCCGCCAATTCGCCGTGCTATGTAGAGATGCTCGTGGGGAACGTGCAAGAGCTGGATGAGCTCGGCCTGTGGGGTTCATGGAATAGCGAGATTGTGGAAGAGAACATGGACATGGGTAGCCTTAGTTTCAGGAAGAAGGTGTACTACATGGCCAAAAGTAAGGGAGATAAGGGCGTGCTTCCTTATCTGGAGAGAATTGGCGTCAAACTCTCCTCTGCTTTGCTCATTGCTAGGTATTTGTCCTCGGAGAAGCTTCCTCAGCTGATTGATAAG GTCAATTTTGTGAGTGGAATTTTGTTTCCAAGCAGTATTAATAAGGCACTTATCGGAAGAAATGCTAGACGAATGATGATGCACCTATCGATTCCTGCGGATGAGGATGTTCAGAGCACTTTGTCCTTTTTTGAAAAA ATGGAGGCAAGACACGGAGGTCTAAGTATGTTAGGTCACAAAGATGCCTCATTTCCCTATCTGGTCGAATCATTTCCAAAGCTTCTTTTGTGCTCTGTAGAAGACCATTTTAGACCGTTGGTTGGCTTTCTTGAACTTCTTGGTGTTCCTGAAGCAGGCATTGCAACTATACTATTGTCATTCCCCCCTATCATTTTCTGTGATATTGAGAAAGAAATCAAGCCAAAACTGTGTGCATTTAGCAAAG GTTTGGAAGAAAAAGATATTGCAAAGATGCTGATGAAATATCCATGGATTCTTTCAACCAGTATTCAGGGGAATTATGAGAAGATACTGGTTTTCTTCAATGAAAAGAAG GTTCCAAAATCAAGTGTCGACCTCGCAATTAGGAGTTGGCCACATATATTGGGTTGTTCGGCTACAAAGATGAAGTCAATGGTGGAGCAATTTAATGAATTTGGTGTTAAGAAGAAGATGCTGGTTCCAGTTATTACCTCTAGCCCACAGCTCCTACTGAAGAAACCTAAAGAATTTCAAGAG GATGATCTTTCTTATGAGGGTTGGGCTGTCTAA
- the LOC103974490 gene encoding putative disease resistance protein RGA3 gives MAVVLDAFISGLVGTLKDMAKEEVDLLLGVPGEIQKLQRSLRNIHSVLRDAEKRRIEDEEVNDWLMELKDVMYDADNLLDECRMEAEKWTPRESDPKPSTSCGFPICACFREVKFRHAVGVKIKDLNGRLEEISARRSKLQLHVSAAEPRVVPRVSRITSPVMESDMVGERLEEDAEALVEQLTKQDPSKNVVVLATVGIGGIGKTTLAQKVFNDGKIKASFRTTIWVCVSQEFSETDLLRNIVKGAGGSHGGEQSRSLLEPLVEGLLRGNKFLLVLDDVWDAQIWDDLLRNPLQGGAAGSRVLVTTRNAGIARQMKAAYVHEMKLLPPEDGWSLLCKKATMNAEEERDAQDLKDTGMKIVEKCGGLPLAIKTIGGVLRDRGLNRSAWEEVLRSAAWSRTGLPEGVHGALYLSYQDLPSHLKQCFLYCVLFPEDYEYRWSGIVRLWIAEGFVEARGDVSLEETGEQYYRDLLHRSLLQSQPSDLDYDEYSKMHDLLRSLGHFLTIDESLFISDVQNEWRSGAAPMKLRRLSIVATETTDIQHIVSLTKQHESVRTLLVEGTRNNVEDIDDCLKNLVRLRVLHLMHTKIEILPHYIGNLIHLRYLNVRHSHITELPESICNLTNLQFLVLRDCGQLTQIPLGIDRLFNLRSLDCSGTRLESFPYGIKRLKHLNELQGFVVNTGNGMCPLEVLGGLQELRYLSVDRLEMTYMEAEPRRDTSGLKGNRKLKKLLLSCSSTSTSDGHTEEQIERIAKVLDVALHPPSSVVWLRLENFFGLRYPSWMASASISSLLPNISRLELIHCDQWPLLPPLGKLPSLEFLHIVGARAVTTIGPEFFGCEAAATGHERERNSKRPSSSSTSPPSLFPKLRKLELWNMTNLEVWDWVAEGFAMRRLDKLFLVNCPKLKSLPEGLIRQATCLTTLDLTNVCALKSIRGFPSLKELSIIGKSDLEIVTDLTALELLKLGRFLLPCNHLPEWLADCLACFTTLQRLDVRGTTQLLRRCLQNGADWPTIERFPIFSIRDFRGNYINYIKHSCTFETNLVDDNAAFAAAAEDEEVKRHQ, from the coding sequence ATGGCCGTTGTTCTTGATGCCTTCATCTCCGGGCTGGTCGGTACGTTGAAGGACATGGCTAAAGAGGAGGTGGACTTGCTGTTGGGCGTCCCTGGGGAGATCCAAAAGCTCCAACGATCTCTCCGCAACATCCACTCTGTCCTTCGTGACGCGGAGAAGCGGCGGATCGAGGACGAGGAGGTCAACGATTGGCTGATGGAGCTCAAGGATGTCATGTACGACGCCGACAACCTCCTCGACGAGTGCCGGATGGAGGCCGAGAAGTGGACTCCTCGTGAGTCCGATCCGAAGCCGTCCACCTCGTGCGGATTTCCCATCTGTGCTTGCTTTCGCGAGGTCAAGTTCAGACATGCGGTGGGCGTCAAAATCAAGGATCTCAACGGTCGGCTGGAAGAGATCTCGGCCCGAAGGTCCAAGCTGCAACTCCATGTGTCTGCGGCGGAACCAAGGGTGGTTCCTCGAGTTAGTCGCATAACTTCCCCGGTGATGGAGTCTGACATGGTTGGCGAGCGACTGGAGGAGGACGCCGAGGCACTGGTGGAGCAGCTGACAAAGCAAGATCCGAGTAAGAACGTGGTGGTGCTGGCAACTGTGGGGATCGGCGGCATCGGAAAGACCACCCTCGCTCAGAAGGTGTTCAATGATGGTAAAATCAAAGCCAGCTTCCGCACCACCATCTGGGTGTGCGTGTCCCAAGAGTTCAGCGAGACGGATCTTCTCAGAAATATCGTTAAAGGTGCTGGTGGAAGCCATGGTGGAGAACAGAGCAGGAGTCTGCTGGAGCCCTTGGTGGAGGGTCTCCTGAGAGGGAACAAGTTCTTGCTGGTGTTGGATGATGTTTGGGATGCTCAGATCTGGGACGACTTGCTCCGCAATCCTTTGCAGGGAGGCGCAGCAGGGAGCAGGGTGCTGGTGACCACCAGAAACGCAGGGATCGCGAGGCAAATGAAGGCGGCCTACGTCCACGAGATGAAGCTGCTGCCTCCGGAGGATGGCTGGTCCCTCCTGTGCAAGAAGGCGACAATGAATGCAGAGGAGGAAAGGGATGCCCAAGATCTCAAGGACACAGGCATGAAGATTGTTGAGAAATGCGGAGGGCTTCCCCTGGCTATCAAGACCATCGGAGGGGTCCTCCGCGACAGAGGACTCAACAGAAGTGCGTGGGAGGAAGTTCTCCGCAGCGCCGCATGGTCACGGACCGGGCTTCCCGAAGGTGTGCATGGAGCACTGTATCTGAGCTACCAAGACTTGCCGTCCCATCTCAAGCAATGCTTTCTCTACTGTGTCTTGTTCCCCGAAGACTATGAGTATCGCTGGTCAGGCATCGTCAGATTATGGATAGCCGAGGGGTTTGTCGAAGCACGAGGAGATGTCAGCTTGGAGGAAACAGGGGAGCAATATTACAGAGATCTGCTTCATAGGAGCCTTCTACAATCGCAACCTTCCGATCTGGACTACGATGAGTATTCCAAGATGCATGACCTGCTGCGATCGCTCGGCCATTTCCTAACGATAGATGAGAGCTTGTTCATTAGTGACGTGCAAAATGAGTGGAGAAGTGGTGCCGCCCCGATGAAGCTGCGTCGGTTGTCGATTGTGGCCACTGAAACCACGGACATCCAGCATATCGTGAGTTTGACCAAGCAACATGAGTCGGTGAGGACATTGTTGGTGGAGGGAACACGTAACAATGTGGAGGATATAGATGATTGCTTGAAGAACCTCGTGCGACTTAGAGTCCTGCATCTTATGCACACAAAAATCGAGATTCTACCGCACTACATCGGAAATTTGATACACTTGAGATACTTGAATGTGCGTCATAGCCATATAACGGAGCTTCCAGAAAGCATATGCAATCTGACGAATTTGCAGTTTTTGGTCCTCAGAGATTGTGGACAGTTGACACAGATTCCCCTGGGTATAGACAGGCTATTCAATCTAAGGTCACTCGATTGTAGTGGTACACGACTGGAGAGCTTTCCATATGGAATAAAAAGGTTGAAGCACCTCAATGAACTCCAAGGATTCGTCGTGAACACGGGTAATGGTATGTGCCCATTGGAAGTACTAGGCGGCCTCCAGGAGCTCAGATACCTCTCCGTGGATAGGTTGGAGATGACGTACATGGAAGCTGAACCGAGAAGGGATACAAGCGGATTAAAGGGTAACCGAAAACTGAAGAAACTACTTTTAAGTTGCTCATCCACATCGACATCCGATGGTCACACGGAGGAACAGATCGAAAGAATCGCGAAGGTGTTGGATGTGGCACTTCATCCACCATCATCTGTTGTTTGGCTCAGGTTAGAGAATTTCTTCGGCCTCCGGTACCCCAGCTGGATGGCGTCTGCAAGCATCAGTTCGCTTCTTCCAAACATAAGCCGCTTGGAACTAATTCACTGCGATCAGTGGCCACTACTTCCACCGCTAGGAAAGCTCCCCAGTTTGGAGTTTCTTCACATAGTAGGTGCACGTGCAGTGACCACCATCGGACCGGAATTTTTTGGGTGTGAAGCTGCTGCTACTGGTCATGAACGGGAACGGAATTCAAagcgcccttcttcttcttctacttctcctcCTTCGTTGTTTCCGAAACTAAGGAAGCTGGAACTCTGGAATATGACTAACTTGGAAGTGTGGGATTGGGTAGCGGAAGGTTTTGCTATGCGTCGCCTCGACAAATTGTTCCTCGTAAATTGCCCGAAGTTGAAGTCTCTACCGGAAGGCCTGATCCGACAGGCAACCTGCTTAACCACATTGGATCTGACCAATGTGTGTGCTCTCAAGTCCATCAGAGGTTTCCCTTCTCTAAAAGAACTGAGTATAATTGGTAAATCAGATCTGGAGATTGTTACTGATCTCACTGCACTGGAGCTCTTGAAGTTGGGCAGGTTTTTGCTTCCATGCAATCATTTACCAGAGTGGTTGGCGGATTGCCTTGCATGTTTCACTACACTACAGAGACTGGACGTACGCGGAACCACCCAACTCCTCCGCAGATGCCTCCAAAATGGCGCAGACTGGCCCACGATCGAacgctttccaattttttccatcaGAGATTTCCGAGGCAATTATATAAACTACATCAAGCATTCCTGCACCTTCGAGACAAACCTAGTCGATGATAATGCTGCTTTTGCTGCAGCTGCTGAAGACGAAGAAGTAAAAAGACATCAATGA
- the LOC135633142 gene encoding transcription termination factor MTERF2, chloroplastic-like isoform X1, producing the protein MASWALPAPTTVVPTLSPSIDRPRSWNVAFVLFLGSNSPSPFVSSVSTSSVRSCWFRATRVRFAAAEDGWCPSSTSGLPAVDEAREAVVEVLREFGASQEDSLYIAANSPCYVEMLVGNVQELDELGLWGSWNSEIVEENMDMGSLSFRKKVYYMAKSKGDKGVLPYLERIGVKLSSALLIARYLSSEKLPQLIDKVNFVSGILFPSSINKALIGRNARRMMMHLSIPADEDVQSTLSFFEKMEARHGGLSMLGHKDASFPYLVESFPKLLLCSVEDHFRPLVGFLELLGVPEAGIATILLSFPPIIFCDIEKEIKPKLCAFSKGLEEKDIAKMLMKYPWILSTSIQGNYEKILVFFNEKKVPKSSVDLAIRSWPHILGCSATKMKSMVEQFNEFGVKKKMLVPVITSSPQLLLKKPKEFQEVVSFMEEIGFDSKTIGRILCRCPEIFASSVDNTLRKKVNFLADFGVSRDCLLRVVRKYPEMLLLDTDNTLLPRMIFLMRVGLSKREVCSMICRFSPILGYSIEMVLKPKLDFLLRTMKKPLKEIIEYPRYFSYSLDKKIKPRFWVIQSRKLECSLKDMLSKNDDEFAQEYMGIGRLLVVPSVPPKDGS; encoded by the exons ATGGCTTCGTGGGCTCTCCCCGCTCCCACGACCGTAGTCCCAACTCTCTCCCCTTCGATCGATCGCCCTCGCTCGTGGAATGTCGCCTTCGTCCTCTTTCTCGGTTCCAACTCTCCTTCTCCCTTCGTTTCCTCGGTTTCCACCTCCTCTGTCCGCAGCTGCTGGTTCCGGGCCACGCGAGTACGGTTTGCCGCTGCCGAAGACGGGTGGTGTCCGTCTTCGACGTCCGGCTTGCCGGCCGTTGATGAAGCACGGGAAGCCGTGGTCGAGGTACTGCGGGAGTTCGGAGCCTCACAGGAGGACTCCCTTTATATCGCCGCCAATTCGCCGTGCTATGTAGAGATGCTCGTGGGGAACGTGCAAGAGCTGGATGAGCTCGGCCTGTGGGGTTCATGGAATAGCGAGATTGTGGAAGAGAACATGGACATGGGTAGCCTTAGTTTCAGGAAGAAGGTGTACTACATGGCCAAAAGTAAGGGAGATAAGGGCGTGCTTCCTTATCTGGAGAGAATTGGCGTCAAACTCTCCTCTGCTTTGCTCATTGCTAGGTATTTGTCCTCGGAGAAGCTTCCTCAGCTGATTGATAAG GTCAATTTTGTGAGTGGAATTTTGTTTCCAAGCAGTATTAATAAGGCACTTATCGGAAGAAATGCTAGACGAATGATGATGCACCTATCGATTCCTGCGGATGAGGATGTTCAGAGCACTTTGTCCTTTTTTGAAAAA ATGGAGGCAAGACACGGAGGTCTAAGTATGTTAGGTCACAAAGATGCCTCATTTCCCTATCTGGTCGAATCATTTCCAAAGCTTCTTTTGTGCTCTGTAGAAGACCATTTTAGACCGTTGGTTGGCTTTCTTGAACTTCTTGGTGTTCCTGAAGCAGGCATTGCAACTATACTATTGTCATTCCCCCCTATCATTTTCTGTGATATTGAGAAAGAAATCAAGCCAAAACTGTGTGCATTTAGCAAAG GTTTGGAAGAAAAAGATATTGCAAAGATGCTGATGAAATATCCATGGATTCTTTCAACCAGTATTCAGGGGAATTATGAGAAGATACTGGTTTTCTTCAATGAAAAGAAG GTTCCAAAATCAAGTGTCGACCTCGCAATTAGGAGTTGGCCACATATATTGGGTTGTTCGGCTACAAAGATGAAGTCAATGGTGGAGCAATTTAATGAATTTGGTGTTAAGAAGAAGATGCTGGTTCCAGTTATTACCTCTAGCCCACAGCTCCTACTGAAGAAACCTAAAGAATTTCAAGAG gTTGTATCATTTATGGAAGAAATTGGTTTTGATAGCAAAACCATTGGTAGGATTTTATGTCGCTGTCCAGAAATATTTGCTTCTAGTGTTGACAACACCTTGAGAAAGAAAGTCAATTTCCTTGCTGATTTTGGTGTCTCAAGAGACTGTCTTCTTCGGGTTGTCAGAAAATATCCAGAAATGCTACTTTTGGATACTGATAACACTTTACTTCCCAG GATGATCTTTCTTATGAGGGTTGGGCTGTCTAAGAGGGAAGTATGCTCCATGATCTGTAGATTTTCTCCCATACTGGGCTATAGCATTGAAATGGTTCTGaaaccaaagcttgatttcctCTTAAGAACCATGAAGAAGCCACTCAAGGAAATTATCGAATACCCAAGGTACTTCAGCTACTCACTGGACAAGAAGATAAAACCCAGATTCTGGGTGATTCAGAGTAGAAAACTCGAATGTAGTTTGAAGGACATGTTGTCTAAGAACGACGATGAGTTTGCACAAGAATATATGGGGATCGGAAGATTACTAGTGGTGCCCTCAGTTCCACCCAAAGATGGTTCATAG
- the LOC103978631 gene encoding probable serine/threonine-protein kinase PBL17 — protein sequence MGACMSLEEQIEIGKATASLYPDENNDTSQNNVISALAPPKDVDDLRLISGYGNVNIFTYSELRAATKNFRPDQVLGEGGFGVVYKGVIDESVRPGSETIQVAVKELKSDGLQGDKEWLAEVNYLGQLSHPNLVKLIGYCCEGDHRLLVYEYMASGSLDKHLFRRVCLTMPWSTRMKIALGAAKGLAFLHAAERSIIYRDFKTSNILLDEDYDAKLSDFGLAKEGPTGDQTHVSTRVVGTYGYAAPEYIMTGHLTARSDVYGFGVVLLEMLLGRRAMDKSRPSRHQNLVEWARPLLINGRKLLKILDPRMEGQYSNRVATDVASLAYRCLSQNPKGRPTMNQVVESLESLQDLPENWEGILFQSSEAAVTLYEAPKEIVSDHLEKNSSENGENESNVHAKGRKKLGNGRSNSEPPVEFSQYSPSPESERHEPSRRSIDHDRIPTPPAY from the exons ATGGGGGCTTGCATGTCTTTGGAGGAGCAAA TTGAAATCGGTAAAGCAACTGCATCGCTGTATCCTGACGAGAATAATGATACATCTCAAAATAATGTTATAAGTGCATTAGCCCCTCCGAAGGATGTGGATGATCTGCGGCTGATATCTGGATATGGAAATGTCAATATATTCACGTATAGTGAATTGAGAGCTGCTACCAAGAATTTCCGGCCAGATCAGGTTCTTGGAGAGGGTGGCTTTGGGGTTGTATATAAAGGTGTTATTGATGAGAGTGTCAGGCCAGGTTCTGAAACCATCCAAGTTGCTGTGAAAGAGCTCAAGTCAGATGGCTTGCAGGGAGACAAGGAGTGGCTG GCAGAAGTAAACTATCTGGGGCAACTTAGTCATCCCAATCTTGTCAAACTTATTGGTTACTGCTGTGAAGGTGATCACAGGCTGCTAGTTTATGAGTATATGGCTTCTGGCAGCCTTGACAAGCACCTTTTCCGAC GGGTTTGTCTTACAATGCCATGGTCTACTCGAATGAAAATTGCCCTCGGTGCTGCAAAAGGACTAGCCTTTCTTCATGCAGCTGAAAGATCAATCATCTATCGTGACTTCAAGACATCAAATATCTTACTGGATGAA GATTACGATGCAAAGCTCTCAGACTTTGGCCTTGCAAAAGAGGGGCCTACAGGTGACCAAACTCACGTTTCCACTCGGGTCGTTGGTACATATGGATATGCGGCTCCCGAGTATATAATGACTG GCCATTTAACTGCAAGGAGTGATGTTTACGGATTTGGAGTTGTATTGCTGGAGATGCTTTTAGGGAGAAGGGCAATGGACAAGAGCAGGCCCAGCAGACACCAGAACCTCGTTGAGTGGGCTCGACCGCTCCTGATCAATGGTCGGAAGTTGCTAAAGATCTTGGATCCAAGAATGGAAGGGCAATATTCTAACAGAGTTGCAACAGATGTGGCTAGTTTAGCATATCGATGCCTGAGCCAGAACCCGAAAGGGAGGCCAACAATGAACCAAGTAGTCGAGTCGCTTGAGAGCCTTCAAGACCTGCCTGAGAACTGGGAAGGCATCCTGTTTCAGAGCAGTGAAGCTGCTGTGACTCTCTATGAGGCTCCGAAAGAGATTGTGAGTGACCATTTAGAAAAGAACTCCAGCGAGAATGGAGAGAATGAATCAAATGTGCATGCCAAGGGAAGAAAGAAGCTTGGAAATGGCAGAAGCAACAGCGAGCCACCGGTGGAGTTCAGTCAGTACAGTCCTTCACCTGAGTCTGAGAGACATGAGCCAAGTAGAAGATCAATCGATCATGACAGAATTCCAACGCCACCTGCCTATTGA
- the LOC135639007 gene encoding uncharacterized protein LOC135639007 translates to MEVYVDDMNMKSQEARTHLAEAFATLRKFGMRLNPTKCAFGVTSGKFLGFIVHERGIDANPEKVQTIINMQSPWTVKDLQRLNGRLVALSRFLARSGDRCLPLLKALKSPKNFQWTSECEEAFKQIKQHMASLPRLASVSPGEKLGLYLAASVRTLAWRVLIERDIHENSGQQLPIYYVSHVLSGPKERYPPIEKLALALVLSARKLRPYFQVLTKFDVAGRLLKWAVELGEHDIRYSPRTAVKAQVVADFIAELTQLEDVDLKQAPEAWTLHVDSSANSRGAGVGLVLLAPDGRSFERSLRFGFKATNNEAEYEALLAGLRLALEMQVAAIRVLTESQLVAEQLNGGYEARDATMENERADALAKLASKPTSEAWPEVEELPARAIEITITALGGAPTTWVQELLRFKRDGTLPLDEVAARRLRRMHAWYTVECGHLYKRSFTYPLLRCLEPDEAQMVLTETHEGVCGEHIGGRTLAHTILRHGYYWPTMCRDAKAYWGLDLLGPFPPASGQQKYIIAGVDYFTKWVEAEPLATITEHRMEKFVWKNLVTRFGLPKAIITDNGPQFAGRRFREFCADHGIQLRFSSVAHPQTNGLAEVTNRSVLDGLKRRVSAARSTWTDELPNVLWSLRTTPKTATRESPYSLAFGTEAVLPPEVAITTLRTRSYDEKASDKGLRAALDLLEERHANAHVRALSYKRAVVRIYNQRVRPRPIKLGDLVLRRTEVSDPTRARGKLAPNWEGPYRVAEVIRIGTFRLTTMMGHPLPRTWNAQNLKKYFP, encoded by the exons atggaggtctacgtggacgacatgaACATGAAAAGCCAAGAGGCAAGAACACACCTGGCCGAGGCCTTCGCCACgctgcgcaagttcggcatgcggctcaaccccacgaagtgcgctttcggcgtcacTTCCGGGAAGTTCCTTGGGTTCATCGTGCACGAGAGAGGaatcgacgccaacccggagaaggttCAAACAATAATCAACATGCAGTCCCCCTGGACGgttaaagacctgcagcgacttAACGGAAGACTTGTCGCTCTctctcgcttcctcgcccgatcgggcgatcgctgcctcccactCCTCAAGGCGCTCAAAAGcccgaagaacttccaatggacatCAGAATGCGAGGAAGCTTTTAAACAAATAAAACAGCACATGGCCAGCCTTCCCCGGCTCGCCTCTGTCTCCCCGGGCGAGAAGCTTGGCCTCTACTTGGCggcctctgttaggactctagcttggagagtcctaattgagagggacattcat GAAAACTCCGGCCaacaactcccgatctactacgtcagccacgtcctaaGTGGACCTAAGGagcgttacccgccgatagagaaactcgcgctcgccctggtgctctcagctcggaagttgcgcccctacttccag gtcttaacaaaatttgatgttgcaggacggctcctcaaatgggcggtggagctcggcgaacatgacATAAGGTACTCGCCCAGGACCGCTGTCAAGGCCCAGGTGGTAGCCgacttcattgcggagctgaCGCAGTTGGAGGACGTAGATCTCAAGCAGGCTCCCGaagcttggaccctacacgtcgATAGCTCGGCCAACTCAAGGGGCGCCGGCGTTGGGCTGGTCCTCCTCGCCCCtgacggacgctcgttcgagcgaTCCCTTCGCTTCGGGttcaaagccaccaacaacgaggcggagtacgaggcgctcctagcaggactaaggctggccctcgagatgcaggtggccgcgATACGCGTCCTCACCGAATCGCAACTTGTGGCCGAGCAGCTTAACGGCGGATACGAAGCTCGGGACgcaaccatg GAGAACGAGCGAGCCGACGCACTGGCTAAGCTGGCGTCGAAACCGACCTCCGAAGCATGGCCAGAGGTTGAGGAGCTCCCTGCCCGCGCCATCGAAATAACAATTACAGCCCTAGGCGGCGCGCCGACCACGTGGGTACAAGAgctgctacgcttcaagcgggatggaACCCTTCCCCTCGACGAAGTTGCAGCTCGGCGCCTGCGTCGTATGCACGCATGGTACACCGTGGAGTGTGGCCACCTCtacaaacggtccttcacctATCCCCTCCTGCGATGTTTAgagcctgacgaagcccagaTGGTCCTAACCGAAACCCACGAGGGGGTATGCGGCGagcacatcggcgggcgaaccttggcgCACACGATACTCCGTCAtggctactactggccgaccatgtgccgggacgccAAAGCCTAC tggggtttggacctgctCGGACCCTTCCCACCAGCCTCTGGACAGCAGAAGTACATAATCGCGGGGGTGGactatttcacaaagtgggtcgaggctgaACCACTGGCGACAATCACGGAACATCGaatggagaagttcgtgtggaagAACCTAGTAACTCGGTTCGGGTTACCCAAGGCCATTATCACAGACAATGGACCTCAGTTTGCTGGCAGAAGATTCCGGGAGTTCTGTGCCGATCATGGCATCCAACTGAGGTTCAGTTCGGTGGCCCATCCTCAGACCAACGGGCTAGCggaggtaaccaaccgatccgtcctggacggactcaaaagaagagtgtccgcagcccgatcgaCCTGGACAGACGAGCTCCCCAAcgtgctgtggtcgctgcgcaccactccCAAAACCGCAACCAGAGAATCCCCGTACAGCCTCGCATTCGGAACTGAAGCTGTCCTGCCACCTGAGGTGGCCATCACCACCCTCCGAACACGAAGCTACGACGAAAAGGCCTCGGACAAAGGACTTCGAGCAGCCCTCGATTTGCTGGAGGAGCGGCACGCCAATGCACATGTAAGAGCCCTCTCGTATAAAAGAGCAGTCGTAAGGATTTACAACCAAAGGGTCCGACCCCGACCCATCAAACTAGGCGACTTGGTCCTACGGAGGAccgaggtcagcgacccgaccaGGGCAAGAGGCAAGTTAGCTCCAAACTGGGAAGGCCCATACCGGGTGGCCGAAGTCATCAGAATCGGAACATTCCGACTCACCACAATGATGGGTCATCCCCTGCCAAGGACTTGGAACGCCCAAAATCTCAAAAAATACTTCCCGTAA